In bacterium YEK0313, one genomic interval encodes:
- the mcp4_1 gene encoding Methyl-accepting chemotaxis protein 4 produces MQGLEELRRKFGLVLVPFLWANVALIAVLALVLGSSSVAVAIGGAVIIAGGATVCWWQDRTGPATRMVTAMAASALVALLVYVFAGHRYQIDMHMYFFAMLAVVAGWCDWRAIVANAAVTAVHHLVLNFALPAAVFPTSNPDLMRVIVHAVIVVVETAVLTWLTFRLQALFVASDAAMAEILAAQTDSAETRRTSAALAEQSERLAQRARSAEEFTARLQALAGNLIGSSSEVADAARNLSSAARDTAERVQAVAFAAENASGNVQTVAVGAEQLAASIGDINGQVARSAEVARSAAEEAARTNDNIMALTAAAGQIGDVVALIRAIAAQTNLLALNATIEAARAGEAGRGFAVVASEVKQLAAQTARATNEIGDKITEIQSATTVTVSSISRIVATIGTIREVTSAIAGSIAEQGAATAEIAANTQRAASGTADVTGNIVGIGQSAEVTGTASARLTGLSRSLADQSAELQQAVTAFMDDLKAA; encoded by the coding sequence ATGCAGGGACTTGAGGAACTGCGTCGGAAGTTCGGGCTGGTCCTGGTCCCGTTCCTCTGGGCGAATGTCGCATTGATCGCCGTGCTGGCGCTGGTGCTCGGCAGCAGCTCCGTTGCCGTCGCGATCGGCGGGGCCGTCATTATCGCCGGTGGCGCGACAGTGTGCTGGTGGCAGGACCGGACCGGTCCGGCCACGCGCATGGTGACCGCCATGGCGGCGTCCGCGCTGGTCGCGCTGCTCGTCTATGTCTTCGCCGGGCACCGCTATCAGATCGACATGCACATGTATTTCTTCGCCATGCTGGCGGTGGTCGCCGGCTGGTGCGACTGGCGCGCCATCGTGGCCAATGCGGCGGTCACCGCCGTGCATCACCTCGTGCTGAATTTCGCGCTGCCCGCAGCGGTCTTCCCGACCAGCAACCCGGATCTGATGCGGGTGATCGTCCATGCCGTCATCGTCGTGGTCGAAACTGCGGTGCTGACCTGGCTGACGTTCCGCCTGCAGGCGCTGTTCGTCGCCTCCGACGCGGCCATGGCCGAGATTCTCGCCGCGCAGACCGATTCCGCTGAAACCAGGCGGACCTCGGCCGCCCTCGCCGAGCAGAGCGAGCGCCTCGCGCAACGCGCCCGCTCGGCCGAAGAGTTCACCGCCCGCCTTCAGGCGCTGGCGGGAAACCTGATCGGCTCGTCGTCGGAGGTCGCGGATGCGGCGCGCAATCTCTCCTCTGCCGCACGCGACACGGCGGAGCGGGTCCAGGCCGTCGCCTTCGCCGCCGAGAATGCGTCCGGCAACGTTCAGACGGTCGCCGTCGGAGCGGAACAGCTCGCGGCCTCGATCGGCGACATCAATGGCCAGGTCGCCCGTTCGGCCGAGGTCGCCCGCAGCGCGGCCGAGGAAGCGGCCCGGACCAACGACAACATCATGGCCCTGACCGCCGCGGCCGGCCAGATCGGCGACGTCGTCGCGCTGATCCGAGCGATCGCCGCGCAGACCAATCTGCTTGCGCTCAACGCCACCATCGAAGCGGCACGTGCCGGCGAGGCGGGCAGGGGGTTTGCGGTGGTCGCCTCGGAGGTCAAGCAGTTGGCGGCCCAGACGGCCCGGGCGACCAACGAGATCGGCGACAAGATTACCGAGATCCAGTCGGCGACGACGGTGACGGTCAGCTCGATCTCGCGCATCGTCGCGACGATCGGCACCATCCGCGAGGTCACGTCGGCGATCGCAGGGTCGATCGCCGAGCAGGGCGCGGCGACCGCCGAGATCGCCGCCAACACGCAGCGCGCGGCCAGCGGCACTGCCGACGTGACGGGCAATATCGTCGGCATCGGCCAGTCCGCCGAGGTGACGGGAACCGCCTCCGCCCGCCTGACCGGGTTGTCGCGCTCGCTTGCCGACCAGTCGGCCGAACTGCAGCAGGCGGTGACCGCCTTCATGGATGACCTGAAGGCGGCCTGA